TACTGTATCGTTTCGCTGAACCTGACAAATTGGAACCGCAAGTCTAAGCGCGTGAGTGAATTTTGCCGTGTAAGTAAAGTGATGGAAGAAAACGTGCTTTCGGTGCACATGGTTTTGGAGGGGTTTTGCAACGGGAGCGGGAGCTGAAAGCTGAACCAAAATGAACCATTCCCAGTACGCGTCTGCTTAAGACAATATCTGGTCGGGACTGGGATGGGGCGATTGTCTTGCAACAGGATATTAAATTGTGGCTATGAAATGTGATTCTGTGAACGCATTTTCGTGCGCTTATTTCCTCCTGCGTTTGCTTCAGACTGAGAACGTTTCAACGGCTATGTTTATcaattttaaaagcttttttttttcgttgtgtcCCAAAACCCATCCAGGATTTGTAATTGATGTAGAAAACATTACCCCCGAAAACCCCGGTAACGATGTGTTCTCTAACACAAAAATCGCAACCCTTCGGGACAGGAGTCGGCACAGCTTTCCCTACACGTTAATGCAATTGAAAATGCGCAGCGGGAAGTGAGTGCACAGTTTTTCGCACTTTACCCATAACGCAGCATGAAAACGGCTTGTTCCAGTTTTCGCTGCGTCCCGTTTTGCCCCCTGCCCAGACAGGAGCGTGTCCAAGACAGATGCCCTTTTCCTCTTTCCCTTGGTTTCGGACAAACGTCTGAAGCCATATACAAGGGTAGAAGGTAGATGTGGAAGTATGGGGGAAGCTTCGGGATTTCGTAACACCACAATAGGAAAAGGATTTATCTTTAAAAGACGTGTTGGTCTTATCAAATCGTCCCACTCACAGTGCATCTGTCGAGCGGCTCGGTACGGAAGCCATGCAACACTCGGTCAAGGTTAAGGGGCTCGTAATCGTGGCAGTTTCGATTAATTAAAGCTGGGAGCATTCGGAAAAGTTAAAAGGGGGATGATGGTATCGTTGAAAGGACACTGATTACACTTGACAATGGTATAATTGCAGATCTTCAAAAGGCTTCAGCAGTGCACAGGATGACTCACAGAACTGCGGccaagctgctgctggcagtTGTATCGCTCTTCTGCGTACTTCAGATGCTGGAATGCGGTGTAGTAGATAGAGTAAGTACAAACGatgatttcattaaaaaaaaaaacagattttaaTGCGAAAAACTTTCTAATCTTCCATGTAGCAACCTCGGGCCTACAAACAGTACAACACGGAACCACAGAAGAGACCGTTCTGCAACGCCTTTACCGGTTGTGGTAAGAAGCGATCGTCTGCCTCGAGTCCACCGACGGCCgcagccgccgctgccgccgccgccatgcTACAGCGACACCTGCAAACCATGGACCCAGGGCGGAAGGACCGTATGGGCAGTGATTTTGACCCGAACGAGGAATCGATAAGCAGCCTGCTCGATCTCAACACGGAACCGGCGGTCGAGGATCTGCTCCGACAGATCATGTCCGAGGCAAAGCTGTGGGAAGCGATCCAGGAAGCGAACCGGGAGATTTATCTGCAAAAATCGGGCATGAAGGACCAGCGCAATGATTTCCCGCTGACATTCAGCACGCAGTAAACTGCACATGGCTGATACCTTCAGTGCAACAACTAACTAAAAAGGCAACCAACAACTCTAAACTTCTCGGTGtattaacacacatacacacatttgcaCCAGCGCACCACGGATGATCCACGTTTTACACACAATACTGTGGCTAGGGAAACGGATACACAGACTCCACGGTTGAACACACTGTTACTACTCCTACTAATGTGTAAGAATGCCAGGCTCTCGCGCACGGTTAATCAATACCCGGCCTCCCATAAGGACACGGGAACCACCCTATTTTTCTCTTATGATGTAGATCGTTACTAGTCTTAAGGAAAGCGAATCAAAAGGAcggaaacgcaacaaacaaactcCTAAAACGGTGTGCCCTCATTCCATGAGAGCTCAGCGAGGTAATTTTTACGTTAAAGTTCTACAATGCAATAAAATACGCGAAAGTAAAGCTGAAGCTAATGCGATCCACTTGGTTACGAGCATTTGCAAGGGGATAGACTTTATTGGggaaaaggtgtgtgtgtgtgagcttaGCGGGACCAACAAACTGGCTAACAAATGAGGCAAACGTTAACCTACTTTCGAGTAACGGTGTGCACTTGTGCACTAGTATAACAATCAGCAATCAGCAACACTTAGAACTCTTCCACATATCCTTCCACGATAATGCCCGGTACTATTTCCTCGCTGATAAAGCCTCCGGTCAGGCTGTTCTGGTTCATGTCTTGCGGTGTGGTGGAGCGGCTACGTGACGGTCCCGCCTTCTGCTCGTTCATCATAATCGTGTCCTGCGAGAGGGAAAGCTTCCGCTGGTTGGGCGAGGCACTGTTGCTACGGTTGCCATTCTCCGCGCCCTGGCAGGATTTCGGCCGTTCGGTCGGTTTACTCTGGTACACCACATTGGCGGCGTCTCTGCGCTTGGCGTCCGCATTGGCAGTGGGATAGTAGCTGTTgccgttggtgttgttgttgttgttgtttgcgtcGTCGTAATCGATGCTTGTTGTGGTCATCGAAAGCCCTTCCGAGTTGCGCTTCATCGAGGCACGGTTGTAGTTTGTCTTGCGCAACATACCCTGGAAGTTGAACGGGGGCTCATCGTCCGAGTTGTCATTCTAAAACAAAGTTAATCAGTGTTAGTGCTTTAGCAAGCATACTTTTACGGTCTTCCTACCTCGTCGGTGTTTTTCTTGCCAATCAGCTCCATTTCCTTGATCGGATTGATTTTGGTCGGTGTGATCGGTCGCACCTGCGGCTGAGGGGCAGGCCGCTTTTTAACGCCTTTCTGCGGAAACTCAGCCGCAATCGGTACTTCCGGCTCGGCCATAGGGGCCCGTGGTGCCTGTCGTTTTTTGTAAATGGCCGTCTTGCCTGTACCGACAGAGCCCGTCTCGTCGAAGCTGGTGGCACTGAACTTGTTGCGAATGTCGTCCACACTTTGCCGGGCATACGGGATGGGCGAATAGACCGAGGACATTGGAGCGGCCGATTGAATTGGTGACCGGGGACGGTTCACAGCGTACGGCTCCACCACATGGTGTGGTGAAAGGCTGCaaatataaaacaacaaacataaacattatTCACACACGAAGCCTTCTTCTCATTGCAAACACATCGTACCGTTTGATCGGTAAGCTTGGATCCCGATGGAACGGTTCGTTGGCGAGTGAATGCTGCCCAACGTCACCGGGCCCATCCATCCGGTAGCCCTTCTGGGCGGATTTGGTAATCTCCGAGGACAGGTTTTTCCTGCGCCGCAGCGGGGCGTCCCAGTCTTCCGTGTCCGAATCGTTGCCGGTGTAGACGTAGGAGGCGGACGACGGATCACACATGTACGTCGTGTCGAAGAAGGGAATATCGTCGAATCGGAATCGCAACTTCCATACAGCTGGGCGCTGTGGGCCGAGCAGGGCCGGATTGCGCTGGTTCGGATCGATTTTGTCCAGCATAATGcagttgctgctggtggcgaATCCGGCAACGAGCCGCTGGTTGTAAATGTGAACCTACGAAGGAAAAAATGAAGTAATGCGTTACAGTACGTTACTTTGATTCGTTACGCCTGAAGCTATGCAATGCGCATCACAGGGGTTCAGGTAACGCTTACAGTGCGTGTCTTTTttattgtgttatttttccatgttccGGGCTTTTGAtcagaaataattaaaaatttagTGTAATAGAATGGTTTTGGGGTATAAGTGATAAACGTGAAAtgattttcataaaatatagGATAGTAGAAAGCTTcattgtgtttctttttagaaataaaaaagggaattaaattatataaaataaataatatttgaaTAACATAAAGCTTGGTTTAAAACTAAATATTAGTAAACGAACCTGTTGCGATAGGTTCACCAGATCCTGATATCGTGCTGCACGATACTGCAGAAGCACCTGATACATGGACTTTTTTCTCCAGCGATAGACAAACGGCTTCATAAACTCGGCCGTCTCTGCATCCAGCTTGCCCGTGCGGTCGTTAATCAGCGGTCGATACTTCTTGCGAGCCATATGGCCACGATAGGCTGACTGAATTTTAAGTGCCGCTTCATCCTGACTATCCTGACTGACCATTTGTCGCTTTCGAACTGAAGCAATACAAATAATGTTATTATAAATTCCACAAATACCACAAAGAGAGTTTATTCCTAGCAAAACTCACTCGATTCACGATGGACCTGTTTTAGCTTGGTCGCAACGGTACGCTTCGCCAGGAAGGCACGCATCATCGCTTGAATTTTAACAATCTTCTTCACTTGCGTCTCGTACAGCCGCTGCAGATACTCCACGTTGTAGTACTTCAGAAACACCTTCGTCTTCCCGATCACCCAACCCTCGAGCTTCaagcgcagcagcaacagccgacAATTATCGCGCGTCATCTCCACATTCTCGTCGAAATCGAATGCCAGAAACTGATACCGTCGCAAAAACTCCTGGAACGGAATTCGATGGGAGAAGCCCTTCTGCCGACCCCGGGCCGTATCCAGTACGGCCATGGCACGCAATTGCTGCCGCACCATTTCCGGTGCAAATCCCTTCGGTCTGTACTCAAGATCCGAGCGAATGCAGCGAACAAAGTGCGTACCGCCACTGTTCGGGCCGATCGAGAGTGTTTTGAACAGTTCCAGGCTGGTCGCCCGGAAAACCCCTGCAATCGTGCGCATCTTGTGCACCTGCGAGTACATACCCTTCGACAGGGTATTCATCTTTTTGGCCTTGTTTTTCTCCGCGACCAGTGCCGCTCCCCAGCGTTTCTTCTTGGTCGGTTTGTCCACCTGCAAGCCTAGCGCGTCCTCGGCCGCCATGGTAAGATTGCCGGTGCGAGACAGTTGATTGGAAAACATGATCTTGATGATGGGCTCACCAGATGCGCGTAACGTTTCCACCATTTCGGGTGGAATAAAGTCCCGGTTCTTGTCGGGCATATCGCGCGCATCGTACGTAATGCGGCCGGTGTAGTGCGCCACGGTAAACTCGTGCCCGCTGGCACGCTTGATGAACGGGCTTTTGTTCGTGTGGATTGAATCGATGATGTAATTCTGGCCGTGGCGTCCTCGGctagcgtcatcgatgaagcT
This sequence is a window from Anopheles merus strain MAF chromosome 3R, AmerM5.1, whole genome shotgun sequence. Protein-coding genes within it:
- the LOC121596401 gene encoding cardioactive peptide, whose protein sequence is MTHRTAAKLLLAVVSLFCVLQMLECGVVDRQPRAYKQYNTEPQKRPFCNAFTGCGKKRSSASSPPTAAAAAAAAAMLQRHLQTMDPGRKDRMGSDFDPNEESISSLLDLNTEPAVEDLLRQIMSEAKLWEAIQEANREIYLQKSGMKDQRNDFPLTFSTQ
- the LOC121596400 gene encoding neither inactivation nor afterpotential protein C, with protein sequence MANLKIETLPDPGNRYKLGELIGSGVCAKVYRAIDTQAGNKNVAIKVQKFEGETKTAIQEEFRILRDHSKHANLIDFYGIYRKKCPAGECDEIWFVLEYCDYGPAVDVVRKLFVNNRRASELQLAYILREVSRALVYLHEHHIVHRDVRGSNILLTKDGEVKLCDYGLARDTKSTLGKRGTCIGSPCWMAPEVVTSSKSDKDVYDNRSDVWALGITAIELGDGKPPFADMHATRAMFQIVRNPPPTLYRQSNWSQEYNDFIAECLEKNPDHRPFIMEVIEHPFLTQVPENDYHLSQELKMLAESVQSTQLPKKEEVAVVRGLLKSAEARPEKLHVEDLAALEQLSEETILEEITQRYKNGNTYTFVGDVLISLNPNETIPEYVRGFHSKYMFKSRSDNAPHVFAIADSAYQDMLHHEEPQHIILAGESYSGKTTNLKLLMKHLGVLGEGNPGVYERIVNGYKALSALTNAGTPLNPNSTRSIVQAQLTFGSTGKLSGAIFWVYLLEKLRISSTNMNQSNFHIFYYFYDTMDAEERLLDFSLEGGRNYRYLRISDGMSSDKLKYCRDDISGNVRAFKEFEEQLLALEISQDILETIYRTLAAILLLGEVRFKETDGMTELESFEVISKIATLLQLDEKKFQWALLNYCVIVRGSAERRRHTADEARDARDVLAATIYSRLVDWITNTINQKLAFGRAIYGDKHSVTVTDHFGFECFHRNHIDQLVVNALNEQMQYLYNQRIFVFEMIEMEEEQVPVTPLHYYDNKLAVDHILTKPKGVFSFIDDASRGRHGQNYIIDSIHTNKSPFIKRASGHEFTVAHYTGRITYDARDMPDKNRDFIPPEMVETLRASGEPIIKIMFSNQLSRTGNLTMAAEDALGLQVDKPTKKKRWGAALVAEKNKAKKMNTLSKGMYSQVHKMRTIAGVFRATSLELFKTLSIGPNSGGTHFVRCIRSDLEYRPKGFAPEMVRQQLRAMAVLDTARGRQKGFSHRIPFQEFLRRYQFLAFDFDENVEMTRDNCRLLLLRLKLEGWVIGKTKVFLKYYNVEYLQRLYETQVKKIVKIQAMMRAFLAKRTVATKLKQVHRESIRKRQMVSQDSQDEAALKIQSAYRGHMARKKYRPLINDRTGKLDAETAEFMKPFVYRWRKKSMYQVLLQYRAARYQDLVNLSQQVHIYNQRLVAGFATSSNCIMLDKIDPNQRNPALLGPQRPAVWKLRFRFDDIPFFDTTYMCDPSSASYVYTGNDSDTEDWDAPLRRRKNLSSEITKSAQKGYRMDGPGDVGQHSLANEPFHRDPSLPIKRLSPHHVVEPYAVNRPRSPIQSAAPMSSVYSPIPYARQSVDDIRNKFSATSFDETGSVGTGKTAIYKKRQAPRAPMAEPEVPIAAEFPQKGVKKRPAPQPQVRPITPTKINPIKEMELIGKKNTDENDNSDDEPPFNFQGMLRKTNYNRASMKRNSEGLSMTTTSIDYDDANNNNNNTNGNSYYPTANADAKRRDAANVVYQSKPTERPKSCQGAENGNRSNSASPNQRKLSLSQDTIMMNEQKAGPSRSRSTTPQDMNQNSLTGGFISEEIVPGIIVEGYVEEF